One Methanocaldococcus infernus ME DNA segment encodes these proteins:
- a CDS encoding DUF2334 domain-containing protein: MKKPHYFIFLGLVLALSILFTVTFGNNNEVDPLGYALNSNNTIKEPIIFIHDVSPKYFNELKDIEKIIDKYNYQDRTYLFIIVNHANKYNLKNYPKFVEYLHHLESKGYHIEYHGYNHIGEEFNCNKSVAEEKLNNSFKIIKECGFNTKKIKYFIPPRYKISEDAKEVFLSRDITIITDHYILKKENDSIKKILITNREYTWYLPKDYLESAKKLAKKDYESSKYLFCLSIHPKAVNYGGGLEFLDYFLNMTKK; this comes from the coding sequence ATGAAAAAACCACATTATTTTATATTTTTAGGACTTGTATTAGCTCTATCAATATTATTTACAGTTACTTTTGGAAATAATAATGAAGTTGATCCTTTAGGTTATGCACTAAACTCAAATAACACTATAAAAGAGCCAATAATTTTTATTCATGATGTTAGCCCAAAATATTTTAATGAATTAAAAGATATTGAGAAAATAATAGATAAATATAACTATCAAGATAGAACTTACTTATTTATCATTGTTAACCATGCAAATAAGTATAATCTTAAAAACTACCCTAAATTTGTTGAGTACTTACATCATTTAGAAAGTAAGGGATATCATATAGAATATCATGGATATAATCATATAGGAGAAGAATTTAACTGTAATAAGTCTGTTGCAGAAGAAAAGCTAAATAATTCATTTAAAATAATAAAAGAGTGTGGATTTAATACTAAAAAAATAAAATATTTTATTCCACCAAGGTATAAAATATCAGAAGATGCAAAAGAAGTATTTCTAAGTAGGGATATTACAATTATTACAGACCATTACATACTAAAAAAAGAAAATGATTCAATTAAAAAAATTCTGATAACCAATAGAGAGTATACTTGGTACCTTCCAAAAGATTATCTTGAATCTGCTAAAAAATTAGCTAAGAAAGATTATGAATCTTCAAAATATCTATTCTGTTTGTCAATTCATCCAAAAGCTGTAAACTATGGAGGAGGCTTAGAGTTCTTAGATTACTTCTTAAATATGACTAAAAAATAA
- a CDS encoding CDC48 family AAA ATPase: protein MVKELKVAEAYQGDVGRGIARIDPYVMDELNLKPGDVIEIEGPKGKAYAVVYRGFLEDAGRNIIRIDGYIRQNAGVGIGDRVKVKKVEIKEAKKIVLAPTQPIRFGPGFEDFVKRKIIGQVLNKGSKLTIGVLGTALTFVVVKTEPKGPVKVTEFTQVELREEPTKEVEESRIPDVTYEDIGGLKEEVRKVREMIELPMKHPELFEKLGIEPPKGVLLVGPPGTGKTLLAKAVANEAGANFYVINGPEIMSKYVGETEENLRKIFEEAEENAPSIIFIDEIDAIAPKRDEATGEVERRLVAQLLTLMDGLKGRGQVVVIGATNRPDALDPALRRPGRFDREIVIGVPDREGRKEILQIHTRNMPLAEDVDLDYLADVTHGFVGADLAALCKEAAMRALRRVLPDIDLEAEEIPKEVLDNLKVTMDDFKEALKDVEPSAMREVLVEVPNVKWEDIGGLEEVKQELREAVEWPLKAKDVFDKIGVRPPKGVLLFGPPGTGKTLLAKAVANEAGANFISVKGPEIFSKWVGESEKAIREIFKKARQNAPCIIFFDEIDAIAPKRGRDISSGVTDKVVNQILTELDGLEEPKDVVVIAATNRPDIIDPALLRPGRLDRIILVPVPDEKARLDIFKIHTRGMSLAEDVDLEELAKKTEGYTGADIEAVCREAAMLAVREGIGEPWDIEKDLRELINYLQAISGAFRALAVELNSVIKATKEKESVSKKEFDELKRSLEKIISLSDPLREKIEKAEKDIESFLKKIEELDLKPSEKENAKKLAKYLKDLLKKLEEMVNSIVSLKDKIAGLKEDVKAEEISEIIKSAQNILQRFGTSLDELKNALKDIESIRLKATTKDIKVRKEHFMKALKKIKPSVSKEDMKVYERLAKEYGRATSLEESEEEDREVI, encoded by the coding sequence ATGGTTAAAGAGTTGAAGGTTGCTGAAGCTTATCAGGGAGATGTAGGTAGAGGGATAGCAAGAATTGACCCTTATGTAATGGATGAACTTAACTTAAAACCAGGGGATGTTATAGAAATTGAGGGACCAAAAGGAAAGGCTTATGCTGTAGTTTACAGAGGTTTCTTAGAAGATGCTGGTAGGAATATAATTAGAATTGATGGTTATATTAGACAGAATGCTGGAGTTGGGATTGGAGATAGAGTAAAGGTTAAGAAGGTTGAAATAAAAGAGGCTAAGAAGATTGTTTTAGCTCCAACTCAGCCTATAAGGTTTGGTCCTGGATTTGAAGACTTTGTTAAAAGAAAGATAATAGGACAAGTTTTAAACAAGGGATCTAAATTAACTATAGGGGTTTTAGGGACAGCTTTAACCTTTGTAGTTGTTAAAACTGAACCTAAAGGGCCTGTTAAGGTTACTGAATTCACTCAAGTAGAGTTAAGAGAAGAGCCAACTAAAGAGGTTGAAGAGAGTAGAATTCCAGATGTCACTTATGAAGACATTGGAGGATTAAAAGAAGAGGTTAGAAAAGTTAGAGAGATGATAGAGCTTCCAATGAAACACCCTGAGCTCTTTGAGAAGTTAGGAATTGAACCACCTAAGGGGGTTCTCTTAGTTGGACCACCAGGAACAGGGAAGACTTTATTAGCCAAGGCTGTAGCTAATGAGGCTGGAGCTAACTTCTATGTCATAAATGGACCAGAAATAATGAGTAAGTATGTTGGAGAAACTGAAGAGAACTTAAGAAAGATATTTGAAGAAGCTGAAGAGAATGCTCCTTCCATCATCTTCATTGATGAAATTGATGCTATAGCTCCTAAGAGGGATGAGGCTACAGGAGAAGTTGAGAGAAGGTTAGTAGCTCAGCTCTTAACCTTAATGGATGGATTGAAGGGAAGAGGGCAAGTTGTAGTTATTGGAGCTACAAATAGGCCAGATGCTTTAGATCCAGCTTTAAGAAGACCTGGAAGATTTGATAGAGAGATTGTTATAGGAGTTCCAGATAGAGAGGGAAGAAAGGAGATATTACAAATACACACAAGAAATATGCCATTGGCTGAAGATGTTGATCTTGACTACTTAGCAGATGTAACCCATGGATTTGTTGGAGCTGACTTAGCTGCTCTATGTAAAGAGGCAGCAATGAGAGCTTTAAGAAGAGTGCTTCCAGATATAGACTTAGAGGCTGAAGAGATTCCTAAGGAAGTTCTTGACAACTTAAAGGTTACAATGGATGACTTCAAGGAAGCTTTAAAAGATGTTGAGCCATCAGCAATGAGAGAGGTTTTAGTTGAAGTTCCAAATGTTAAGTGGGAAGACATTGGAGGGTTAGAAGAGGTTAAGCAAGAGCTTAGAGAGGCTGTAGAATGGCCATTAAAGGCTAAGGATGTCTTTGACAAAATTGGAGTTAGACCTCCAAAGGGAGTATTACTATTTGGTCCACCAGGAACAGGGAAGACTTTATTAGCCAAGGCTGTAGCTAATGAGGCTGGAGCTAACTTCATAAGTGTTAAAGGGCCAGAGATATTTAGTAAGTGGGTAGGTGAGAGTGAGAAAGCTATAAGAGAGATATTCAAGAAGGCAAGACAGAATGCTCCATGTATCATATTCTTTGATGAAATTGATGCTATTGCTCCAAAGAGAGGAAGAGATATAAGCTCAGGAGTTACTGATAAGGTTGTCAATCAAATATTAACTGAGCTTGATGGTTTAGAAGAGCCTAAGGATGTTGTTGTCATAGCAGCTACAAATAGGCCAGATATTATAGACCCAGCACTATTAAGACCAGGAAGGTTAGATAGAATCATCTTAGTCCCAGTTCCAGATGAGAAGGCAAGGTTAGACATATTCAAGATACACACAAGAGGCATGTCCTTGGCTGAAGATGTTGACTTAGAAGAGCTTGCTAAGAAAACTGAAGGATATACTGGAGCTGACATAGAGGCTGTATGTAGAGAGGCTGCAATGCTTGCAGTTAGAGAAGGAATAGGAGAGCCTTGGGACATTGAGAAAGATTTAAGAGAGCTAATTAACTACTTACAAGCAATCTCTGGAGCATTTAGAGCCTTAGCTGTTGAGCTTAACAGTGTTATAAAGGCTACTAAGGAAAAGGAAAGTGTCAGTAAGAAAGAGTTTGATGAATTGAAGAGATCATTGGAGAAGATTATTAGCTTATCTGATCCACTAAGAGAGAAGATTGAGAAAGCTGAGAAAGATATAGAAAGCTTCCTTAAGAAAATAGAAGAACTTGATCTAAAACCATCTGAAAAAGAGAATGCCAAGAAGTTAGCTAAGTACTTAAAAGACTTACTTAAAAAGTTAGAGGAAATGGTTAATAGCATAGTTAGCTTAAAGGATAAGATAGCTGGGCTAAAAGAGGATGTAAAGGCTGAGGAGATAAGTGAAATTATAAAGAGTGCTCAAAACATCCTACAGAGATTTGGCACTTCCTTAGATGAGCTAAAGAATGCTCTAAAGGATATTGAAAGTATAAGATTAAAGGCTACAACAAAAGACATTAAAGTTAGAAAAGAGCACTTCATGAAGGCTCTCAAGAAGATAAAGCCATCTGTTAGTAAGGAAGATATGAAGGTTTATGAGAGGTTAGCTAAAGAGTATGGAAGAGCTACAAGTTTAGAAGAGTCTGAAGAAGAGGATAGAGAAGTTATTTAA
- a CDS encoding P-II family nitrogen regulator — MKLIKAIIRPEKVDDVVDALEKAGYPSFTKINVVGRGKQGGIKVGEIFYDELPKVMLLIGVNDDELDEVVEIIKNNAYTGNFGDGKIFIQPIEEAYTIRTGEKGL, encoded by the coding sequence GTGAAGTTAATAAAAGCTATTATCAGGCCAGAGAAGGTTGATGATGTAGTTGATGCTTTAGAGAAAGCAGGCTATCCTTCTTTCACAAAAATAAATGTTGTTGGTAGAGGGAAGCAGGGAGGAATAAAGGTTGGAGAGATCTTTTATGATGAGTTGCCAAAGGTTATGCTTCTCATAGGGGTTAATGATGATGAGCTTGATGAGGTTGTTGAAATAATAAAAAATAATGCCTATACTGGAAACTTTGGGGATGGAAAAATCTTTATTCAGCCAATTGAGGAAGCTTATACAA
- the nifH gene encoding nitrogenase iron protein encodes MSFDEIAPNAKKVAIYGKGGIGKSTTTQNTAAALAYYYKLKGMIHGCDPKADSTRMILHGKPQETVMDVLREEGEEGVTLEKVRKVGFCGIYCVESGGPEPGVGCAGRGVITAVNLMKELGGYPDDLDFLFFDVLGDVVCGGFAMPLRDGLAKEIYIVSSGEMMALYAANNIAKGILKYAEQSGVRLGGIICNSRNVDGERELMEEFCDKLGTKLIHFIPRDNIVQKAEFNKMTVVEFAPDHPQALEYKKLGKKIMDNDELVIPTPLSMDELEKLVEKYGLYDK; translated from the coding sequence ATGAGCTTTGACGAAATTGCCCCAAATGCTAAGAAAGTAGCAATTTACGGAAAAGGAGGGATAGGGAAGAGTACAACTACACAAAATACAGCAGCAGCTTTAGCATACTACTACAAATTAAAGGGAATGATTCACGGCTGTGATCCTAAGGCGGATTCAACAAGAATGATATTACATGGAAAGCCCCAAGAGACAGTTATGGATGTTTTGAGAGAAGAAGGAGAAGAAGGAGTTACCTTAGAAAAGGTTAGAAAAGTAGGATTCTGTGGAATTTATTGTGTTGAATCTGGAGGACCAGAGCCAGGGGTTGGATGTGCAGGAAGAGGGGTTATAACTGCTGTCAATCTAATGAAAGAGCTTGGTGGATATCCAGATGATTTAGACTTTCTCTTCTTTGACGTCCTTGGGGATGTTGTCTGTGGAGGTTTTGCCATGCCTCTAAGGGATGGGTTGGCTAAGGAAATTTACATAGTTTCCTCTGGAGAAATGATGGCACTTTACGCAGCTAACAACATTGCTAAGGGTATCTTAAAATATGCTGAGCAGTCAGGAGTTAGATTAGGAGGAATAATTTGTAACTCAAGAAATGTTGATGGAGAAAGAGAGTTAATGGAAGAGTTCTGTGATAAGTTAGGAACTAAGCTTATTCACTTCATTCCAAGAGACAATATAGTTCAGAAGGCTGAGTTTAACAAGATGACAGTAGTTGAATTTGCTCCAGATCATCCACAGGCTTTAGAGTACAAGAAGTTAGGAAAGAAGATTATGGACAATGATGAACTTGTAATTCCAACTCCATTAAGCATGGATGAGTTGGAGAAGTTGGTTGAGAAGTATGGGTTATATGACAAATAA
- a CDS encoding MBL fold metallo-hydrolase, translated as MENGEYFINPNLDPRKDHILYKDKEHMVIYLGTSGFGKGDVEINSYLIVNKGKGFLVDPGGYKIFPRVLANISKYINPKNIEYIYMCHQDPDVCGSIPLWRTITNAKLVTSWLWIRFLPHFGFEDVDAVAYPLEDEGHVLKFGSSTLEFIPAHFLHSPGHFTIYDRRSKFLFTGDIGIALLEKPYLVAEDISKHIEAMKPIHERLMANNVALKNWVKRVRGLSIEAILPQHGAIIQKKDIGRFFNFLENLKCGTDLIR; from the coding sequence ATGGAGAATGGTGAATATTTTATCAATCCTAACTTAGATCCAAGAAAAGATCACATACTATACAAAGATAAGGAACACATGGTTATTTATCTTGGAACTTCTGGGTTTGGAAAAGGAGATGTTGAAATTAATAGCTATTTGATAGTTAATAAAGGAAAAGGCTTCCTTGTTGATCCAGGAGGATATAAGATATTTCCAAGGGTTTTAGCCAACATATCAAAGTATATTAATCCAAAAAATATAGAATATATTTACATGTGCCACCAAGATCCTGATGTTTGTGGAAGTATCCCACTATGGAGAACTATAACCAATGCTAAACTTGTTACAAGTTGGCTATGGATAAGGTTCTTACCTCACTTTGGTTTTGAAGATGTAGATGCTGTTGCCTATCCATTGGAAGATGAAGGGCATGTTTTAAAATTTGGCTCCTCCACCTTAGAGTTTATCCCAGCTCACTTTTTACACAGTCCAGGACATTTTACAATTTATGATAGGAGGAGTAAATTTTTATTTACAGGAGATATTGGGATAGCTCTTTTAGAAAAGCCTTACTTGGTTGCTGAAGATATAAGTAAGCATATTGAGGCTATGAAACCTATACATGAGAGGCTAATGGCTAACAATGTAGCTTTAAAAAATTGGGTTAAAAGGGTTAGAGGCTTAAGTATTGAAGCTATCCTTCCACAGCATGGGGCCATTATACAGAAAAAAGATATAGGTAG